The Polyangia bacterium genome has a segment encoding these proteins:
- a CDS encoding tyrosine-type recombinase/integrase: MQAALDTFRQYLTSEKRASPHTLRAYLRDVDELVAFGRAQKSGAAGAKLSLADLDVVMCRSYLASLHGRNDAVTIGRKLSSLRAFFRLLVRRRMVASSPVGALRGPKRAKRLPTFLGKEDVGRLLDATAAQKEPDAVDAAQASALFEVLYGAGLRVSEACNLDLGDIEGDGRGGQIKVRQGKGRKDRVVPIGAKAWQALQDYFPLRAARLTKAASGGGRGRARPVDGAAVFVSARGRRLDPRVVRRILARREGATGVAAVSPHALRHTFATHLLGEGADLRSIQELLGHSSLRTTQRYAHVNIDHLMSVYDKAHPRARS, translated from the coding sequence ATGCAAGCGGCGCTGGATACGTTTCGGCAATACCTGACGTCCGAAAAACGGGCATCACCGCACACGCTGCGGGCGTATTTACGCGACGTTGACGAACTGGTGGCGTTCGGGCGGGCGCAGAAAAGCGGCGCCGCTGGCGCCAAGCTGTCGCTGGCCGACCTTGACGTCGTGATGTGCCGTTCGTACCTTGCCTCGCTTCATGGACGGAACGACGCTGTGACCATCGGCCGCAAGCTGTCGTCGCTGCGCGCCTTCTTTCGCCTGCTGGTGCGCCGGCGGATGGTGGCGTCGAGCCCGGTGGGCGCGCTGCGCGGGCCCAAGCGGGCCAAGCGGCTGCCGACCTTCCTGGGCAAGGAAGACGTCGGTCGTTTGCTGGACGCCACCGCGGCACAGAAAGAACCGGATGCCGTCGACGCTGCCCAGGCCAGCGCGCTGTTCGAGGTCCTTTACGGCGCCGGGCTGCGCGTGTCGGAGGCGTGCAACCTGGATCTCGGCGACATTGAAGGCGACGGGCGCGGTGGGCAGATCAAGGTGCGCCAGGGCAAGGGGCGCAAGGATCGCGTGGTGCCGATCGGAGCAAAGGCCTGGCAGGCGCTGCAGGATTATTTCCCGTTGCGCGCCGCTCGTCTGACCAAGGCGGCATCTGGCGGCGGGCGTGGTCGCGCGCGGCCCGTCGACGGCGCGGCGGTCTTCGTCAGCGCGCGCGGGCGGCGGCTGGATCCGCGCGTGGTGCGGCGGATTCTCGCCCGGCGCGAAGGCGCCACCGGCGTGGCCGCGGTTTCGCCGCACGCCTTGCGCCACACCTTCGCCACCCATCTGCTCGGTGAAGGGGCGGACCTGCGTTCCATTCAAGAATTGCTCGGCCATTCCAGCCTGCGCACCACGCAGCGCTATGCCCACGTCAACATCGATCACCTGATGTCGGTCTACGACAAAGCCCACCCGCGAGCCCGCTCATGA
- the hslU gene encoding ATP-dependent protease ATPase subunit HslU, whose translation MSQSPPPSPPSQNKRVQDLTPRAIVEELDRYIVGQKAAKRAVAVALRNRWRRQQVAPPMRDEIAPKNIMLIGPTGVGKTEIARRLAKLAGAPFVKVEASKFTEVGYVGRDVDSMVRDLAETAVSMLRDEERERLRPRARENAEERLLDVLLPPAPRARPTPGAPPSTMGGAIPLPGPTYANPEPPSSSSTTPDNATRENLRKLLREGKLDDKMVEIDTADAPQSVIDVFSGTGMEEMVLNLRDMLPQGSKRTKRRRLPVPEAMDALTDEEAAKLIDMERLTKDAVRRAEQAGIIFIDEIDKVAGREGSGGHGPDVSREGVQRDLLPIVEGSTVSTKYGALKTDHVLFIAAGAFHVSKPKDLIPELQGRFPIRVELESLSDSDFVRILTEPENALTKQYTALLSTEKVTLDIRPDAVAEIARIATMVNARMENIGARRLHTIMERVLDDLAFEAPELGQVTIPITAGYVRERLDGILKDEDLSQYIL comes from the coding sequence ATGTCACAGTCGCCACCGCCGTCACCGCCATCGCAAAACAAGCGCGTCCAGGACCTGACCCCGCGGGCCATCGTCGAGGAGCTGGATCGCTATATCGTGGGGCAGAAGGCGGCCAAACGCGCCGTGGCCGTGGCCCTGCGCAACCGCTGGCGCCGGCAGCAGGTGGCGCCGCCCATGCGTGACGAGATCGCCCCCAAGAACATCATGCTCATCGGCCCGACGGGCGTGGGCAAGACCGAGATCGCGCGCCGCCTGGCCAAGCTGGCCGGCGCGCCGTTCGTCAAGGTCGAGGCGTCGAAGTTCACCGAGGTGGGCTACGTCGGGCGCGACGTCGATTCGATGGTGCGCGATCTGGCCGAGACCGCCGTGTCCATGCTGCGCGACGAGGAGCGCGAACGCCTGCGCCCGCGCGCCCGCGAGAACGCCGAGGAGCGTTTGCTGGACGTGCTGCTGCCGCCGGCGCCGCGCGCGCGGCCCACGCCGGGCGCGCCGCCGTCGACGATGGGCGGAGCCATCCCGCTGCCCGGGCCGACGTACGCCAATCCCGAGCCGCCGTCTTCGTCGTCGACCACGCCCGACAACGCCACCCGCGAGAACCTGCGCAAGCTTTTGCGCGAGGGAAAGCTGGACGACAAGATGGTGGAGATCGACACCGCGGACGCGCCGCAGTCGGTGATCGACGTGTTCTCCGGCACCGGCATGGAAGAGATGGTGCTGAACCTGCGCGACATGCTGCCGCAGGGATCAAAGCGCACCAAGCGCCGCCGCCTGCCCGTCCCCGAGGCGATGGACGCGCTGACCGACGAGGAAGCGGCCAAGCTGATCGACATGGAGCGCCTGACCAAGGACGCCGTCCGCCGCGCCGAACAGGCAGGCATCATCTTCATCGACGAGATCGACAAGGTGGCCGGCCGCGAGGGTAGTGGCGGCCACGGGCCGGACGTCTCGCGCGAGGGCGTGCAGCGCGATCTGTTGCCGATCGTCGAAGGCTCGACGGTATCGACCAAGTACGGCGCCTTGAAGACGGACCACGTGCTGTTCATCGCCGCCGGGGCCTTTCACGTCTCGAAGCCGAAAGACCTGATTCCAGAGTTGCAGGGCCGCTTTCCCATTCGGGTTGAGCTGGAATCGCTGTCGGACAGCGACTTCGTGCGCATCCTGACCGAGCCCGAGAACGCCCTGACCAAGCAGTACACGGCGCTGTTATCGACGGAGAAGGTCACCCTGGACATCCGGCCCGACGCCGTCGCCGAGATCGCGCGCATCGCCACCATGGTCAACGCCCGCATGGAGAACATCGGCGCCCGGCGCCTGCACACCATCATGGAACGCGTGCTGGACGATCTGGCCTTCGAGGCGCCCGAACTGGGGCAGGTGACCATCCCCATCACCGCCGGCTATGTGCGCGAACGGCTGGACGGCATCCTCAAGGACGAGGATCTGTCCCAGTACATCCTGTAA
- the hslV gene encoding ATP-dependent protease subunit HslV: protein MKTKVRIRSTTVLVVRRDGHVVIGGDGQVTMGNTVVKSSARKIRRLNDGKVLAGFAGSAADGLTLFEKFEARLKEYSGNLMRAAVELAKDWRTDRALRRLEALLLVADHQNTLLLSGTGDVIEPDGDAAAVGSGGSYALAAARALLTATDLPARAIAERALAIAGEICIYTNEKHLIEEL from the coding sequence ATGAAAACCAAGGTCCGCATTCGTTCCACCACCGTGCTGGTCGTGCGCCGCGACGGTCACGTCGTCATCGGGGGCGACGGTCAGGTGACCATGGGCAACACGGTGGTGAAGTCCTCGGCGCGCAAGATTCGCCGCCTGAACGACGGCAAGGTGCTGGCCGGGTTCGCCGGCTCGGCGGCGGACGGGCTGACGCTGTTTGAGAAATTCGAGGCGCGCCTCAAGGAATACAGCGGCAACCTGATGCGCGCCGCGGTCGAGCTGGCCAAGGACTGGCGCACCGATCGCGCCTTGCGCCGGTTGGAGGCGTTGCTGCTGGTGGCCGATCATCAAAACACCCTGCTGCTGTCGGGCACCGGCGACGTCATCGAACCCGACGGGGACGCGGCGGCGGTGGGCTCGGGCGGGTCGTACGCGCTGGCGGCGGCGCGCGCGCTGTTGACGGCGACCGACCTGCCGGCGCGGGCCATCGCCGAACGCGCCCTGGCCATCGCCGGCGAGATCTGCATCTATACGAACGAAAAGCATTTGATCGAGGAGCTCTGA
- the trmFO gene encoding methylenetetrahydrofolate--tRNA-(uracil(54)-C(5))-methyltransferase (FADH(2)-oxidizing) TrmFO, which translates to MNHTVTVVGGGLAGCEAAWQLAGAGVDVVLRESKPEVMSAAHSTPLLAEIVCSNSLRSDSIETPAGLLKAELRRAGSLILACADATRVPAGEALAVDRFAFSRLVTARIANHPRIRLERRVVDALPEGPAIIATGPLTGGRLARELGALCGRPLYFYDAIAPIVDGDSIDLSIAFRASRWDHDDTEDGDYVNCPLNRHEYEAFVAAVRAGRKVTPHSFEEAHYFEGCLPIEVMAERGMNVLAFGPMRPVGLTDPRDGRRPYAVVQLRPENRHRTAYNLVGFQTRLAYPEQQRIFRMIPGLGAAEFLRMGSIHRNSYVESPRLLGPALELRSRPSIQLGGQITGVEGYIESTAMGLLAGRFAVGRLLGKPAPPPPAETAMGALYQHVTRPRGAGQAFEPMNVNFGLLPPLAERAPKRDRRRLYAERATAAFASWV; encoded by the coding sequence TTGAACCACACAGTGACGGTCGTCGGCGGCGGCCTGGCCGGGTGCGAGGCGGCGTGGCAGCTGGCCGGGGCCGGTGTCGACGTGGTCCTGCGCGAGTCGAAGCCTGAGGTGATGTCGGCGGCGCATTCGACGCCGCTGCTGGCGGAGATCGTCTGTTCGAACTCGCTGCGCTCGGATTCGATCGAGACGCCGGCGGGGTTGTTGAAGGCCGAGCTGCGGCGGGCCGGGTCGTTGATTCTGGCCTGCGCCGATGCCACCCGCGTGCCAGCGGGTGAGGCGCTGGCCGTCGACCGGTTCGCGTTCTCGCGTCTCGTCACCGCGCGCATCGCCAACCACCCGCGCATCCGTCTGGAACGGCGGGTGGTCGATGCGCTGCCCGAGGGGCCGGCGATCATCGCCACCGGCCCCTTGACCGGCGGCCGCCTGGCGCGCGAGCTGGGCGCGCTGTGTGGACGGCCGCTGTACTTTTACGACGCCATCGCCCCCATCGTCGACGGTGACAGCATCGATTTGTCGATCGCCTTTCGCGCTTCGCGCTGGGACCACGACGACACCGAGGACGGCGACTACGTCAATTGCCCGCTGAATCGCCACGAATATGAAGCCTTCGTCGCCGCCGTGCGCGCCGGCCGCAAGGTGACGCCGCACAGCTTCGAAGAGGCCCACTACTTCGAAGGCTGCCTGCCGATCGAGGTGATGGCCGAGCGCGGAATGAACGTCCTGGCCTTCGGGCCGATGCGGCCGGTGGGCCTGACCGACCCGCGCGATGGCCGGCGTCCCTACGCGGTCGTCCAGCTGCGGCCGGAGAACCGCCATCGCACGGCGTACAACCTGGTCGGCTTTCAAACCCGCCTCGCCTATCCCGAGCAGCAGCGCATCTTCCGGATGATCCCCGGCCTCGGCGCTGCGGAATTTTTGCGCATGGGTTCGATCCACCGCAACTCGTACGTCGAATCGCCGCGCTTGCTGGGACCGGCGCTGGAGCTGCGCAGCCGGCCGTCGATCCAGCTCGGCGGTCAGATCACCGGCGTCGAGGGCTATATCGAATCGACGGCGATGGGCCTCCTGGCCGGACGTTTCGCCGTCGGGCGTTTGCTGGGAAAACCAGCGCCGCCGCCGCCCGCCGAGACGGCGATGGGCGCCCTTTACCAGCACGTCACCCGCCCGCGCGGAGCCGGCCAGGCCTTCGAGCCGATGAACGTGAACTTTGGCTTGTTGCCGCCGCTGGCAGAGCGCGCGCCGAAACGAGACCGCCGGCGCCTGTACGCCGAGCGGGCGACGGCGGCGTTCGCGTCGTGGGTCTAG
- the dprA gene encoding DNA-processing protein DprA: MFGFEGRKRTVFATKRTDLSSLAETFFCSAGDPRYPRSLADLARPPGQLWVTGRLPTAAERSVAIVGSRGATAVGYTQAQEIAAAVGGAGWSVVSGGALGIDAAAHLGALQAGAPTFAVLGCGVDVVYPDRHTELFSRVAQAGGLLSEYPMGTPPRSGQFPARNRLVAALAEAVVVVDARTRSGALITAQRARELRRLLLAVPGSRGTDWLIGSGAAQPVAGASEVLDRLAGRAAVAAPVPYGLQPLLDALREGPDSAAGLAQHIGQPLSEVMSALSEAELAGLIQRLAGGRYEVPRAK, translated from the coding sequence ATGTTCGGATTCGAAGGGAGAAAGCGCACCGTCTTCGCGACCAAACGGACGGATTTATCGTCCCTGGCCGAGACGTTTTTTTGTTCAGCCGGCGACCCGCGCTATCCACGCAGCCTGGCCGATCTGGCGCGTCCCCCAGGGCAGCTCTGGGTCACCGGCCGTCTGCCGACCGCCGCCGAGCGGTCTGTGGCCATCGTGGGATCCCGGGGCGCCACGGCGGTCGGCTATACCCAGGCGCAAGAGATCGCCGCCGCGGTTGGCGGTGCCGGCTGGTCGGTGGTGTCGGGTGGCGCGCTGGGCATCGACGCCGCCGCTCACCTGGGCGCGCTGCAAGCGGGGGCGCCGACCTTTGCCGTGCTTGGTTGCGGGGTGGACGTGGTTTATCCGGATCGCCACACTGAATTGTTCAGCCGCGTGGCCCAGGCGGGCGGGCTGCTGTCCGAGTATCCCATGGGTACGCCGCCGCGCTCGGGGCAATTCCCCGCGCGCAACCGGCTGGTGGCCGCGCTGGCCGAGGCGGTGGTGGTGGTAGATGCCCGCACGCGTTCGGGCGCGCTGATCACCGCCCAACGGGCGCGCGAACTGCGCCGGTTGTTGCTGGCGGTGCCCGGCAGTCGCGGCACTGACTGGCTGATCGGCTCGGGTGCGGCGCAGCCGGTGGCGGGGGCCAGCGAGGTTCTGGATCGGTTGGCCGGGCGGGCGGCGGTGGCGGCGCCGGTGCCGTACGGTTTGCAGCCGCTGCTGGATGCCTTGCGAGAGGGTCCGGACAGCGCGGCTGGGCTTGCCCAGCACATCGGCCAACCGTTGTCCGAGGTGATGAGCGCGCTGTCCGAGGCTGAACTGGCCGGGTTGATCCAGCGCCTTGCCGGAGGACGATACGAGGTGCCGCGTGCCAAGTAA
- the topA gene encoding type I DNA topoisomerase, with protein MPSKKPTDEIEGQDEAATKTTGAKGMPPTKPVLAKGAKASAVKAAPAAKKAAKPAPAAAPKKKAAVAAVDTKKLVVAKKSAATKAKGKSADDETEIDDDDDDDADTDEAADGEGGSARAKAARAKRRAEGSLIIVESPAKAKTIKKYLGAGYTVKASVGHVKDLPKKNMGIDIEHDFAPRYEVIDGKKKVLAEIKKAAGEVSKVYLAPDPDREGEAIAWHIAEEIRGDNPNIYRVLFNEITKKAITEAMTRPTSLDMKKFESQQARRILDRLVGYQISPVLWTKVKRGLSAGRVQSVAVRLIVEREGEIAAFKPQEYWSVEVTVEGGTPPPFIAKISRLDGKKAELTNEGQAREVVDVIGGAALKVLTVERKERKKNPPPPFITSKLQQEGSSKLRFSPKRTMSLAQRLYEGVEMGEDGLIGLITYMRTDSTRLSDDAVTEVRAYIGEKFGPASLPGAPVIYKTKKSAQDAHEAIRPTTLKYDPEQVKKLWAVKGGGRDERETDDLLKLYTLIWNRFVACQMVPAVFDQTSIDIEAGRVELRATGQVMKVSGFLEVYAETVEDGATDEDAPSSLPEVKEGEALRLIETRPEQHFTQPPPRFSEASLVKELEEKGIGRPSTYAAILSTVQDRGYVEKREGRLHPTEMGTMVNGLLVKSFPEIVNTDFTARMEEQLDEVEEGHADWVKLLNSFYGPFKEELEKAKIEMRDVKREEQPTDQVCEKCNKPMVIKWGRNGYFLACSGYPDCRNTKEYTRNADGSLKVMPTTRPSDQICPTCSSPMVIRRGRFGEFLACSRYPECKTTSPISLGVACPKEGCGGYLTEKRSRKGKTFFGCANYSKTGCDFVSWDRPVPTPCPNCAAPFIVQKITKAGLRLRCIKPDCGYAADGELPESGGGSGEGSGSGSGGAAGGGSGVAAAGG; from the coding sequence GTGCCAAGTAAGAAGCCGACCGACGAGATCGAGGGTCAGGACGAGGCCGCCACCAAGACCACCGGCGCCAAAGGGATGCCGCCCACGAAGCCCGTGCTCGCCAAAGGCGCGAAGGCGTCTGCGGTCAAGGCCGCACCGGCCGCCAAGAAGGCCGCGAAGCCAGCGCCGGCAGCCGCGCCCAAGAAGAAAGCCGCGGTGGCCGCGGTCGACACCAAGAAGCTGGTGGTGGCCAAGAAATCTGCTGCCACCAAGGCCAAGGGCAAATCCGCCGACGACGAGACTGAAATCGACGACGACGATGACGACGACGCTGACACCGATGAAGCCGCAGATGGAGAGGGCGGAAGCGCGCGGGCCAAGGCGGCGCGCGCGAAACGGCGCGCCGAAGGTTCACTTATCATCGTCGAGTCGCCCGCCAAGGCGAAGACGATCAAGAAGTACCTGGGCGCGGGTTACACCGTGAAGGCGTCGGTCGGCCACGTGAAGGATCTGCCCAAGAAGAACATGGGCATCGACATCGAGCACGACTTTGCCCCCCGGTACGAGGTCATTGACGGCAAGAAGAAGGTCCTGGCCGAGATCAAGAAGGCGGCCGGCGAGGTGTCGAAGGTCTATCTCGCGCCTGACCCCGACCGCGAAGGGGAAGCCATCGCCTGGCACATCGCCGAGGAGATTCGCGGCGACAACCCGAACATCTACCGCGTGCTGTTCAACGAGATCACCAAGAAGGCGATCACCGAGGCCATGACCCGGCCGACGTCGCTGGACATGAAGAAGTTCGAGTCGCAGCAGGCGCGCCGGATTCTGGATCGCCTGGTCGGCTATCAGATAAGCCCCGTGCTTTGGACCAAGGTCAAACGGGGGCTATCGGCCGGCCGGGTGCAATCGGTCGCCGTGCGCCTGATCGTCGAGCGCGAAGGCGAGATCGCCGCCTTCAAGCCGCAGGAGTACTGGTCGGTCGAGGTCACCGTCGAAGGCGGCACCCCGCCGCCGTTCATCGCCAAGATCAGCCGCCTCGACGGGAAAAAGGCGGAGCTGACCAACGAGGGCCAGGCCCGCGAAGTGGTGGACGTCATCGGCGGCGCGGCCCTGAAGGTGCTGACGGTCGAGCGCAAGGAGCGCAAGAAGAACCCGCCGCCGCCGTTCATCACCAGCAAGCTGCAGCAGGAGGGATCGAGCAAGCTGCGTTTTTCGCCCAAGCGCACCATGTCGCTGGCCCAGCGCCTGTACGAAGGCGTGGAGATGGGCGAGGACGGCCTGATCGGTTTGATCACGTACATGCGCACGGACTCCACCCGTCTGTCCGACGACGCGGTCACCGAGGTGCGCGCGTACATCGGCGAGAAGTTCGGCCCGGCGTCGTTGCCGGGAGCGCCGGTGATTTACAAGACGAAGAAGAGCGCGCAGGACGCACACGAAGCGATTCGCCCCACCACGCTGAAGTACGACCCCGAACAGGTGAAAAAGCTGTGGGCGGTCAAGGGCGGTGGTCGCGACGAGCGCGAGACCGACGATCTGCTGAAGCTGTACACGCTGATCTGGAACCGCTTCGTGGCTTGCCAGATGGTGCCGGCGGTGTTCGATCAGACCAGCATCGACATCGAGGCGGGTCGGGTCGAGCTGCGCGCCACCGGCCAGGTGATGAAGGTGTCGGGCTTTCTGGAGGTCTATGCGGAGACCGTCGAGGACGGCGCCACCGACGAGGACGCGCCAAGCTCGCTGCCCGAAGTGAAGGAAGGCGAGGCGCTGCGCCTGATCGAGACCCGACCCGAGCAGCACTTCACCCAGCCGCCGCCGCGGTTCTCGGAGGCGTCGCTGGTAAAGGAGCTGGAAGAAAAAGGCATCGGTCGCCCATCGACCTACGCGGCGATCCTGTCGACGGTGCAGGACCGCGGCTATGTCGAGAAGCGCGAAGGCCGCCTGCACCCGACGGAGATGGGGACGATGGTCAACGGCCTTCTGGTGAAGAGCTTTCCGGAGATCGTGAACACCGACTTCACCGCGCGCATGGAAGAACAGCTGGACGAGGTCGAAGAGGGTCACGCCGATTGGGTCAAGTTGCTGAATTCGTTCTACGGGCCTTTCAAAGAAGAGCTGGAAAAGGCCAAGATCGAAATGCGCGACGTCAAGCGCGAGGAGCAGCCGACCGATCAGGTCTGCGAAAAGTGCAATAAGCCGATGGTGATCAAGTGGGGCCGCAATGGATACTTCCTGGCCTGCTCGGGCTATCCTGATTGCCGCAATACCAAGGAGTACACGCGCAACGCCGACGGCAGCCTGAAGGTCATGCCGACCACGCGGCCGTCGGATCAGATCTGCCCGACCTGTAGCTCGCCGATGGTGATCCGGCGCGGGCGCTTCGGGGAGTTCCTGGCTTGTTCGCGCTATCCCGAGTGCAAGACCACCAGCCCCATCTCGCTGGGCGTGGCCTGCCCGAAGGAAGGCTGCGGCGGGTACCTGACCGAGAAGCGCTCGCGCAAGGGCAAGACGTTCTTTGGCTGCGCGAATTATTCCAAGACCGGCTGCGACTTCGTGTCGTGGGATCGCCCGGTGCCGACGCCGTGCCCGAACTGCGCGGCGCCGTTCATCGTCCAGAAGATCACCAAGGCCGGCCTGCGCCTGCGCTGTATCAAGCCCGACTGCGGCTATGCCGCCGACGGTGAACTGCCCGAGAGCGGCGGGGGGTCGGGTGAAGGTTCGGGGTCGGGCTCTGGCGGGGCGGCGGGCGGCGGTTCGGGCGTGGCTGCCGCCGGCGGCTGA